In Lacibacter sp. H375, one DNA window encodes the following:
- a CDS encoding glycosyltransferase family 2 protein, whose product MSHQPLFTIATITYNSAKWVQQSIESILSSSYSDFELVISDDCSVDDTWQIVQHYNDPRIRAWRNEQNLGEYPNRNKVLKEARGKFILFIDGDDILYKDSLAFYANYLNAFPEAKAVWGVYPVYFDFVVFPYLFTPEQLTSLNFLSTYPVTVVGFAESLFSVEALLNLGGFDERYAIGDTYIKRKFSCYYPVVLVPAGHAFWRQYPEQASNRVRSFYKQLIETYQIDKEILSDNYIPLKNGALDVAKRNFRIRSIKLIVHNTIRKAKFIDFFRLMHLLQIPYSDLLLLKEKGDYRYKAGATSATPLMNNYHFN is encoded by the coding sequence ATGAGCCATCAACCGTTGTTTACTATTGCAACAATTACGTATAACTCAGCGAAGTGGGTTCAGCAAAGTATCGAAAGCATTCTTTCTTCGTCCTACAGCGATTTTGAATTAGTGATCTCTGATGATTGTTCGGTCGATGATACCTGGCAAATAGTTCAACATTACAATGACCCCCGTATAAGAGCCTGGCGTAACGAGCAGAACCTTGGAGAATATCCTAACCGTAACAAAGTATTAAAAGAGGCAAGAGGAAAGTTTATACTCTTTATTGATGGCGATGATATCCTGTATAAGGATTCATTAGCATTTTATGCAAATTACTTAAATGCTTTTCCCGAAGCCAAAGCAGTGTGGGGAGTTTACCCGGTGTATTTTGACTTTGTAGTGTTTCCTTATTTATTTACACCTGAACAATTAACCTCTCTTAACTTCTTAAGCACTTATCCTGTAACTGTAGTAGGTTTTGCAGAGTCGCTTTTTTCAGTAGAAGCATTGCTGAACCTTGGTGGTTTTGATGAACGATATGCCATTGGTGATACTTATATTAAGCGGAAATTCAGTTGCTATTATCCTGTTGTACTGGTGCCTGCCGGCCATGCTTTTTGGCGACAATACCCGGAGCAGGCAAGCAACAGGGTGCGTAGTTTTTACAAGCAATTGATAGAAACATACCAGATAGACAAAGAGATCCTGTCGGATAACTATATTCCTCTGAAAAATGGAGCACTGGATGTTGCAAAAAGAAATTTCAGGATACGCAGTATCAAGTTAATTGTTCATAACACGATACGAAAAGCTAAGTTTATAGATTTTTTCCGGCTGATGCATCTATTACAAATACCCTATTCCGATCTGCTGTTGTTGAAAGAGAAAGGTGACTACAGGTATAAGGCCGGGGCAACTTCTGCCACACCATTAATGAATAATTATCATTTCAACTAA
- a CDS encoding acyltransferase: MLRLFFKVKRKLNKWGHAAVISIKRTEWEALHSTRFRVGKNLFFGKKFSLYFDASSSRVQFGNDIQFRDFCQVRSGADGTLSVGNRVFFNNFCSITCFHNISIGDDCQFGEGVRFYDHNHQHRLADKPINEQGYITGAISIGNNCWFGSQVIILKDVTIGDNVIIGAGCIIHKSIPSGSVIVNKQELVTL, translated from the coding sequence ATGTTGCGTTTGTTTTTTAAGGTAAAACGAAAGCTCAATAAATGGGGGCATGCAGCTGTTATTTCAATTAAACGAACAGAATGGGAAGCATTGCATAGCACCAGGTTCAGGGTGGGTAAAAACCTTTTTTTTGGAAAAAAGTTTTCCTTGTATTTTGACGCATCTTCTTCAAGGGTGCAGTTTGGAAATGATATACAGTTTCGGGATTTCTGCCAGGTACGATCAGGAGCGGATGGAACATTGTCGGTCGGCAACAGGGTTTTCTTTAATAATTTTTGCAGTATTACGTGTTTCCATAATATCAGTATAGGAGACGATTGTCAATTTGGAGAAGGTGTTCGCTTTTATGATCATAATCATCAGCATCGCCTAGCAGATAAACCAATTAATGAGCAAGGATATATTACGGGTGCCATATCTATCGGCAATAATTGTTGGTTTGGCTCGCAAGTGATTATTTTAAAGGATGTGACAATTGGCGATAATGTAATTATTGGTGCAGGTTGCATTATTCATAAATCGATTCCTTCCGGCTCGGTTATCGTAAATAAACAAGAGCTTGTTACATTATAA
- a CDS encoding class I SAM-dependent methyltransferase yields MTNVKLTTQEYWESNRQAIEFKRQEAGHGIDQFIKTYIPATVTGSAIEIGSFPGPHLATLGDLGYELNGIDFCSDNATGLPKWLQNEGFKTGDFWVADFFEFATQRQFDVVSSFGFIEHFTNYNEVIARHAALVKKGGYLVITTPNFRGSIQLFLHRNFDKDNLALHNIKSMRPDLWARQLKELGFEIVYKGYFGGFWFWRGDEKLPFIKEKLLWLVVRIIPRLRRVIKFESAALSAYCGVVAKKL; encoded by the coding sequence ATGACAAATGTTAAACTGACTACCCAGGAATACTGGGAATCAAACAGGCAGGCAATCGAATTTAAACGACAAGAGGCTGGCCACGGCATTGACCAATTTATAAAAACTTATATACCTGCAACAGTAACAGGTTCAGCAATAGAAATCGGGAGTTTCCCCGGTCCCCATCTTGCGACTTTAGGAGACCTTGGATATGAACTAAATGGAATAGATTTTTGTTCCGACAACGCTACCGGATTACCTAAGTGGCTGCAAAATGAAGGGTTTAAAACAGGCGATTTTTGGGTTGCCGATTTTTTTGAGTTTGCAACCCAGAGGCAATTTGATGTAGTGAGTTCATTTGGTTTTATCGAACACTTTACAAATTATAACGAAGTAATTGCCAGACATGCTGCACTAGTAAAAAAGGGAGGCTACCTTGTTATTACAACTCCCAACTTCAGAGGAAGTATACAGTTGTTTTTACATCGGAATTTTGACAAGGACAATCTTGCATTGCATAATATTAAAAGTATGCGGCCAGATCTCTGGGCAAGGCAATTAAAAGAGTTGGGTTTTGAAATAGTTTATAAAGGTTATTTCGGAGGGTTTTGGTTTTGGCGAGGGGATGAGAAACTACCTTTCATAAAAGAAAAACTGCTTTGGCTTGTTGTGCGAATTATTCCACGTTTACGCAGGGTAATAAAATTTGAATCTGCGGCACTTTCGGCTTACTGTGGAGTGGTTGCAAAAAAGTTATAA
- a CDS encoding glycosyltransferase family 2 protein, whose product MPFFTVVTITYNSSLWVREAIESVLASSFVDFEYLIADDCSTDESWEIISTYTDPRIVAWKNEVNLGEYPNRNSVLERASGKYILFVDGDDAMYHHTLRNVWEYLRYYPTAVSVWGAYVKELSFVSLPQLLPRPEIINWTYLANVTPALNGLAETVFQTEALKKIGGFPSRFISGDVYAKKRIALEGDILLIPMGLVYWRKSATQASSKLRNSLAGFENNVLIDNAIIEMLKKKSTTVDIVQIEKNVRIRNIKLLVKHTILQFRIGSFFRLFRELEFQLVDLLYLFQQGDYSYKQTIQDRFPLSTFHLKNQ is encoded by the coding sequence ATGCCCTTTTTTACAGTTGTTACCATTACTTATAATTCTTCATTATGGGTGAGGGAGGCAATTGAAAGCGTATTAGCTTCATCGTTTGTTGATTTTGAATACCTGATTGCTGATGACTGCTCAACCGATGAAAGCTGGGAAATTATTTCCACGTATACTGACCCACGGATTGTTGCCTGGAAAAACGAAGTAAATCTTGGGGAATATCCAAACCGTAATTCGGTTTTGGAGAGAGCAAGTGGGAAATATATTCTATTTGTAGATGGTGATGATGCTATGTATCATCACACTTTGCGAAATGTATGGGAATATCTTCGTTATTACCCAACGGCCGTGTCCGTATGGGGAGCGTACGTTAAAGAATTGTCTTTTGTTTCATTACCACAACTGTTACCCAGACCTGAAATTATTAACTGGACTTATTTAGCGAATGTGACGCCTGCGCTTAATGGTTTAGCGGAAACTGTTTTCCAAACTGAAGCACTAAAAAAGATCGGGGGATTCCCTTCAAGGTTCATTAGTGGCGATGTATATGCCAAAAAACGGATAGCGTTGGAAGGCGATATTTTGTTGATCCCGATGGGACTTGTGTACTGGCGAAAATCAGCTACCCAGGCCTCGTCGAAACTAAGAAATTCACTTGCCGGATTTGAGAATAATGTTTTGATCGACAATGCCATCATTGAAATGTTGAAGAAAAAATCAACAACAGTAGATATTGTGCAAATAGAAAAGAATGTAAGAATCAGAAATATTAAACTTTTAGTGAAGCATACTATCCTTCAGTTCCGGATTGGTTCTTTTTTCCGGTTATTCAGAGAACTTGAATTTCAACTAGTGGATCTGCTCTATTTATTTCAACAAGGCGACTATTCATACAAACAAACGATACAGGACAGGTTCCCGTTATCAACGTTTCATTTAAAGAACCAGTAA
- a CDS encoding glycosyltransferase, with amino-acid sequence MRIVFCINYFLPYQVAGTEVYTFQLAKYFQSKGYITVVVFPNRNGSVPSYYEVEGLPVYTYEETDVNDKALMRGERPPAGLPNFSKLIQQLQPDIVHFQELEASTSIGLYHVKEVARLGYRSVFTLHLSHYTCFTGTLMESLERSCDGVIDESKCTHCSFRTKGLSPTFSRLLGTGARVLKSFRINTGSVSHSMATALSMPFLIEQKKVNLITLSKLVSKLVVITDWYKRVMVLNHVPEESIKVIKQGLPHKIEVGIPELEMPASPLRLVFIGRISQFKGVHLLLDALSGLPADKIILDIYGSSNDDDYTEACKKKTLSMKHVKWKGTLQKEEVLRELRNYHALCLPSTFSEMSPLVIQEAFAAGIPVIASNVYGNAEQVTHGVNGLLFRFNDSASLREQLLHCINNPELVMRLKKAVPLPRSFDEVGAAYYALYKELLALNA; translated from the coding sequence ATGCGAATTGTTTTTTGTATCAATTATTTTTTGCCTTACCAAGTAGCAGGTACGGAAGTGTATACATTTCAACTGGCGAAATATTTTCAATCAAAGGGCTACATAACAGTTGTGGTATTTCCTAACAGAAATGGCAGCGTGCCGTCTTATTACGAGGTAGAAGGATTGCCAGTTTATACTTATGAAGAAACTGATGTGAACGATAAAGCCCTGATGCGGGGGGAACGACCGCCTGCCGGGCTTCCAAATTTCAGTAAGCTGATCCAACAACTGCAGCCTGATATTGTGCATTTCCAGGAACTTGAAGCCAGCACCAGTATTGGTCTTTATCACGTGAAAGAGGTGGCCCGTTTAGGCTACCGTTCGGTTTTTACTCTTCACCTTTCACACTATACGTGCTTTACCGGTACTTTAATGGAATCGCTTGAAAGAAGTTGTGATGGAGTAATTGATGAGTCGAAATGTACCCACTGTTCATTTCGGACAAAAGGTTTGTCCCCCACTTTTTCCCGTTTGCTCGGAACGGGTGCACGAGTATTAAAATCTTTCCGGATCAATACGGGTAGCGTTAGTCATTCTATGGCAACCGCACTGAGTATGCCCTTTCTTATTGAACAGAAAAAAGTAAACCTGATTACGTTAAGTAAACTCGTTTCGAAACTAGTAGTCATCACGGACTGGTATAAGCGTGTTATGGTGCTCAACCATGTTCCGGAAGAAAGTATAAAGGTTATTAAACAAGGCTTGCCTCATAAAATTGAGGTAGGTATTCCTGAATTGGAGATGCCTGCAAGTCCGTTACGATTGGTTTTTATTGGCAGGATAAGTCAGTTCAAAGGAGTTCATCTTTTACTTGATGCATTGAGCGGACTACCAGCAGACAAAATTATCCTTGACATTTACGGTTCTTCCAATGACGACGATTATACTGAAGCTTGTAAGAAAAAAACTCTTTCAATGAAACATGTGAAATGGAAAGGGACGCTTCAAAAAGAAGAGGTATTGCGTGAGTTGCGAAATTACCATGCGTTGTGTTTGCCATCAACCTTTTCGGAGATGTCGCCGCTTGTTATCCAGGAAGCTTTTGCTGCCGGTATACCAGTAATTGCCAGCAATGTATATGGCAATGCTGAACAGGTCACACATGGGGTAAACGGTCTTTTGTTTCGGTTTAATGACTCTGCATCGTTGCGGGAGCAATTACTTCATTGTATTAACAATCCTGAACTAGTAATGAGATTAAAAAAAGCTGTTCCCTTGCCCAGATCATTTGATGAGGTGGGTGCTGCTTATTATGCTTTATATAAAGAACTGCTTGCATTGAATGCGTGA
- a CDS encoding glycosyltransferase, whose amino-acid sequence MRILLVMDPGILVPPKGYGGHERLVYMFAKEYARLGHEVHLLVTEGSEVEGCTVHSFGKEGFPPTKWDARIAIPTAWKFLWKHRNQYDLLHNFGRLAYLLPILNHPIKKIMTYGREISSRNIRLMNKLPNKNIVYTGCSKDLISRVAAGGRWETVYNAIEFEKYTVREKVAPDAPLMFLGRLEKIKGAHTAIKVAKATGHNLILAGNVSPLADERAYFEQEIKPLIDDVQIKYVGAVNDEQKNFYLGQAKALLFPIEWNEPFGMVMTEAMACGTPVIGFSKGSVPEVVDSNTGKVVTNEAEMIAAIAEISSINRNECRRIAQSKFDVPVVANHYLSLFNK is encoded by the coding sequence ATGCGAATCTTACTAGTAATGGACCCCGGTATACTGGTTCCACCCAAAGGCTATGGTGGACATGAACGACTGGTATATATGTTTGCCAAAGAATACGCAAGACTTGGTCATGAAGTGCATCTGCTAGTAACAGAAGGATCGGAAGTGGAAGGATGCACCGTTCATTCATTTGGCAAAGAAGGGTTCCCTCCCACAAAATGGGATGCCCGGATAGCCATTCCAACAGCATGGAAATTTTTATGGAAACACCGGAATCAATATGATTTGCTTCACAACTTTGGACGTTTGGCCTATTTACTACCCATTCTCAATCATCCCATCAAAAAAATCATGACCTATGGAAGGGAGATCAGCAGCCGGAATATTCGACTGATGAATAAACTGCCAAACAAAAATATTGTTTACACCGGATGCAGCAAGGACCTCATCAGTCGTGTTGCTGCAGGAGGAAGATGGGAAACTGTATATAATGCTATTGAGTTTGAAAAATATACGGTACGGGAGAAGGTTGCTCCCGATGCTCCGTTGATGTTTCTTGGACGACTGGAAAAAATCAAAGGTGCACATACGGCTATTAAAGTTGCAAAAGCGACAGGACACAACCTGATTCTGGCTGGCAATGTTTCACCATTAGCTGATGAGCGAGCTTATTTTGAACAAGAGATCAAACCGTTGATTGATGATGTGCAGATCAAGTATGTTGGGGCAGTGAATGATGAACAGAAAAATTTTTATCTCGGTCAGGCAAAAGCATTGCTGTTTCCAATTGAATGGAACGAACCATTTGGAATGGTGATGACAGAGGCGATGGCTTGCGGTACGCCGGTGATCGGTTTCAGCAAAGGTTCGGTACCTGAAGTTGTTGACAGCAATACAGGTAAGGTGGTTACAAACGAGGCCGAGATGATTGCAGCCATCGCAGAGATTTCTTCTATCAACCGCAATGAATGCAGACGCATTGCACAGAGCAAGTTTGACGTGCCTGTTGTGGCTAATCATTATTTATCACTTTTTAATAAGTAA
- a CDS encoding FkbM family methyltransferase: MIPSGYKRNIKEQLGVPSLHWSLKNLKLLGFTPSFVVDIGAYEGYWTRDFLEVYPDAKILMLEAQSAKLEKLKRVCNDFSNAQYHIALLSPEDGKEFSFIESETASHVTDEIVEGAKKLRGEALDQILERKQLPFPDFLKLDVQGFELEVLKGAAKSLAHTQFCILEVSLLDLDGTPMMLEVMNYMDSKGFQAYDICQFMRRPLDKALYQIDLLFIKKDSNLIASKRWM; the protein is encoded by the coding sequence ATGATTCCGTCCGGATACAAACGGAATATTAAGGAACAACTTGGTGTTCCTTCTTTGCACTGGAGTTTAAAGAATTTAAAACTTCTTGGGTTTACCCCTTCGTTTGTTGTAGATATTGGTGCGTATGAGGGTTACTGGACAAGAGATTTCCTGGAAGTATATCCTGATGCAAAGATCTTAATGCTGGAAGCACAATCAGCAAAGCTGGAAAAACTAAAGCGGGTTTGCAATGATTTCAGCAATGCACAATATCATATAGCGTTACTTTCGCCGGAAGACGGGAAGGAATTTTCGTTTATTGAAAGTGAAACAGCAAGTCATGTTACCGATGAAATAGTTGAAGGCGCAAAAAAACTCAGAGGAGAAGCATTGGATCAGATACTCGAACGTAAACAATTGCCTTTTCCTGATTTTTTAAAATTGGATGTTCAGGGCTTTGAACTGGAAGTATTAAAAGGTGCAGCTAAGAGTCTTGCACATACACAGTTTTGTATACTCGAAGTTTCTTTGCTGGATCTTGATGGCACTCCAATGATGCTGGAAGTGATGAACTATATGGACAGCAAAGGTTTCCAGGCATATGATATTTGTCAGTTCATGCGCCGTCCGTTAGATAAAGCACTGTACCAGATCGATCTGTTGTTTATTAAAAAGGATTCAAACCTGATCGCCTCAAAAAGATGGATGTAA
- a CDS encoding glycosyltransferase codes for MKQIALFLSNEIYFDETKKEGGVRLCTQEYRSLIQELFEVVDFPVRYHLNLWYRIKVKLAANAYNDYLPETYRTALKEVISKHKIKYVFINLSNAAVFAPVIKQLFGKEVKVIICSHGNESGDFLHEVTRHRHGVPFHQELLSSVTLGKMLKKEAILRQEYIDAVLTVSPVEEEIENWIGAKKVMMVPRTIKKEFLDLHPVPARFGFMGDLSHRPNFFGIDEVCKAIAGLSHDTIDIRLVGAPQSAGEQLAANYPFVTYLGYLDREELLHEVAGWSYFLNPVFYYSRGVSTKLAKAWSWGLPVITTTIGCRGYQWLNGNPVFANTAIEMAKAMINYSTTTAQINESAKQTQLIVESAPSIKKISGDLGHLLQSLS; via the coding sequence ATGAAACAGATAGCTCTTTTTTTATCGAATGAAATTTATTTTGATGAAACCAAAAAAGAAGGTGGCGTAAGACTTTGTACACAAGAGTACAGATCCTTGATACAGGAATTATTTGAGGTCGTTGATTTTCCTGTTCGTTATCACCTCAATTTATGGTACCGGATAAAAGTGAAACTGGCAGCAAATGCATACAATGATTATTTACCGGAGACTTATCGTACTGCATTAAAAGAAGTAATCAGTAAACATAAGATCAAATATGTGTTTATCAATTTGTCGAATGCTGCTGTTTTTGCGCCTGTTATCAAACAGCTTTTTGGAAAAGAAGTAAAAGTAATTATATGCTCACATGGAAATGAATCGGGAGATTTTTTGCATGAGGTGACCCGTCACCGTCATGGAGTTCCTTTTCACCAGGAATTACTCTCATCTGTTACGCTTGGTAAAATGTTGAAGAAAGAAGCGATTCTGAGACAGGAATATATTGATGCAGTATTAACCGTTTCGCCTGTTGAAGAAGAAATTGAAAACTGGATCGGAGCAAAAAAAGTGATGATGGTGCCAAGAACAATCAAAAAAGAATTTCTTGACCTGCATCCCGTACCGGCAAGGTTTGGATTTATGGGTGATCTGAGTCACCGCCCTAATTTTTTTGGTATTGATGAGGTATGTAAAGCAATTGCAGGATTGTCTCATGATACAATCGACATACGATTGGTGGGAGCACCTCAATCTGCAGGTGAGCAATTAGCAGCCAATTATCCTTTCGTTACTTACCTCGGTTACCTAGACCGGGAAGAATTATTACATGAGGTCGCCGGATGGTCTTATTTTTTGAACCCTGTTTTTTATTATTCACGAGGAGTAAGTACCAAGTTAGCAAAAGCATGGAGCTGGGGTTTGCCTGTTATTACTACAACAATAGGTTGCAGAGGTTATCAATGGTTGAATGGTAACCCGGTTTTTGCAAATACAGCAATTGAAATGGCCAAAGCCATGATAAACTATTCAACAACAACGGCGCAAATAAACGAGTCAGCAAAGCAAACTCAACTAATTGTTGAATCAGCGCCATCAATAAAAAAAATCAGCGGAGATCTTGGTCATTTACTTCAATCACTGTCCTGA
- a CDS encoding FkbM family methyltransferase yields MTINKRIKYITKHINKIGLFSTLSYFIQRLAKTKGSVIAVKIKGLRYPVYLRSKTYDSNIFYQIFIDEELEISYNGTIKTILDLGGNIGLSTLFFLRKFPQAEIITVEPASNNFNLLTKNTERYSNVKRLHAGVYSKDCTLYLVDIGKGEASYRVVEDAGTCLVMDTINCMSIDSIRKKFQLQHIDLLKMDIEGSEEACVINAPIDWLFDTTYFMVEIHDSLKAGLTSAIKATIPPAFQFSQHGEYSIFHAANSQMKAV; encoded by the coding sequence ATGACTATCAACAAGCGCATCAAATACATCACTAAGCATATCAATAAAATTGGTTTGTTTTCGACACTGAGTTATTTCATTCAGCGATTAGCGAAAACAAAAGGGTCCGTCATTGCAGTAAAGATCAAAGGACTGAGATATCCTGTTTACCTGAGAAGTAAAACATACGACAGCAATATATTTTACCAGATTTTTATTGATGAGGAATTAGAGATCAGTTACAATGGCACAATCAAAACCATACTTGATCTTGGCGGTAATATCGGCCTGTCAACTTTATTTTTTCTCCGCAAATTTCCGCAGGCAGAAATTATTACAGTTGAACCTGCATCCAATAACTTTAATTTACTTACGAAGAATACAGAACGTTATTCAAATGTAAAACGCCTGCATGCAGGAGTTTACAGCAAAGATTGTACATTATATCTTGTTGATATTGGAAAAGGCGAAGCGTCTTATAGAGTCGTAGAGGATGCTGGAACCTGTCTTGTTATGGATACAATTAACTGTATGAGCATTGACAGCATCCGTAAAAAATTTCAACTACAACATATTGATCTGTTGAAAATGGATATTGAGGGATCAGAAGAAGCCTGTGTTATAAATGCGCCGATCGACTGGCTGTTTGATACTACTTATTTTATGGTTGAAATTCATGATTCATTGAAAGCAGGGCTTACATCTGCAATCAAAGCAACTATTCCTCCTGCGTTTCAATTTTCACAGCATGGGGAGTACAGCATTTTTCATGCTGCAAACAGCCAGATGAAGGCTGTATAA
- a CDS encoding glycosyltransferase family 25 protein codes for MPDHENFNQLFEHIFVITIERNRARRPLIDEQLKQFRFTYFEGVDAGKDTSDLTDLRDRFSCLVRINRNLTSKWSSGQTGCWLSHLTLLKKIVDEKLDRVVVLEDDIVLKEDRYNESFRSLRSVDWNSIDILYLGYTGVCAVNQKIKNHVLRNLYRIYYCVRYHRRTPKFFLVRKTFRHTLKCFSKAINRDFDSAGYFYGTHAYVVTYQGAKKILELYKEIKIPVDMSYAEAVVSGRLRGIALNRQLFFQNKELPSSII; via the coding sequence ATGCCTGATCACGAAAATTTCAACCAGTTATTTGAACACATATTCGTGATTACGATTGAGCGAAACCGTGCACGCAGGCCATTGATCGATGAGCAACTTAAACAATTCCGATTTACTTATTTTGAAGGTGTAGACGCCGGTAAAGATACTTCGGATTTAACTGATCTTAGGGATCGGTTTTCATGTCTAGTACGGATAAACAGAAATCTCACCAGTAAATGGAGTAGTGGACAAACGGGCTGCTGGCTGTCGCATCTTACGCTGCTTAAGAAAATTGTGGATGAAAAATTAGATCGTGTAGTTGTATTAGAAGATGATATTGTTCTTAAAGAGGATAGATATAATGAAAGCTTCAGATCGTTACGGTCAGTTGACTGGAATAGTATTGATATTCTATACTTAGGTTATACAGGAGTGTGTGCAGTAAATCAAAAAATTAAAAATCACGTACTACGTAATTTGTACCGAATATATTATTGTGTCCGGTATCATCGACGAACGCCTAAATTTTTCTTAGTACGAAAAACATTCAGACATACTTTAAAATGTTTTTCTAAAGCAATTAACCGGGATTTTGATTCGGCAGGGTATTTTTATGGCACTCATGCATATGTTGTTACTTATCAAGGAGCAAAGAAAATTTTAGAATTGTACAAAGAAATTAAAATTCCTGTTGATATGTCATATGCTGAAGCTGTTGTTTCCGGGAGATTACGAGGCATTGCGCTCAACAGGCAACTTTTTTTTCAAAATAAGGAACTCCCAAGTTCTATCATTTAA
- a CDS encoding FkbM family methyltransferase: MKNLKQIIRFIANHPLAGKHKLKAFYRFISWQLSQFLFRHERIVPFVGDTKLLAKKGLTGATGNIYTGLEEFSDMGFLLHFLRKEDLFADIGANVGSYSILASGYAGARSISYEPVPSTFSWLKKNIQLNDLNDLITEENIAIGSKKTEVYFSTTQGTVNHVLSESEINQQLDRVAVQVYSFDEIISGGKAPQLIKIDVEGFETEVIKGMKQTLQLADVKAIIIELNGSGGRYGFDESLIHQNLVDFRFLPYHYDPYTRQLKRLENYGSTNTIYIRDLEFVTQRVQSAKKVNVFSEEF, from the coding sequence ATGAAAAACTTAAAGCAAATCATTCGATTTATTGCCAACCATCCGTTGGCGGGCAAGCATAAATTAAAAGCATTTTACCGTTTTATCTCCTGGCAGCTTTCCCAGTTTCTTTTTCGACATGAGAGAATTGTTCCATTTGTAGGGGATACAAAATTGCTGGCAAAAAAAGGATTAACGGGAGCTACCGGAAATATTTATACCGGGCTTGAAGAATTTTCAGATATGGGATTTCTCTTGCATTTTCTGCGAAAGGAGGATTTGTTCGCTGACATTGGTGCCAATGTTGGGAGTTACAGTATTTTGGCAAGCGGTTATGCAGGGGCAAGATCAATTTCTTATGAGCCGGTTCCTTCTACATTTTCCTGGTTAAAAAAGAATATTCAACTGAATGACCTCAATGATTTAATTACAGAAGAGAACATCGCAATCGGGAGTAAAAAAACGGAAGTTTATTTTAGCACTACTCAAGGCACCGTTAATCATGTGCTATCCGAAAGTGAAATAAATCAACAACTTGACCGGGTAGCTGTTCAAGTTTATTCTTTTGATGAAATAATTTCCGGAGGGAAGGCTCCGCAATTAATCAAAATTGATGTTGAAGGATTTGAAACGGAAGTGATAAAAGGGATGAAACAGACATTGCAGCTCGCTGATGTGAAAGCTATTATTATTGAACTAAATGGATCGGGAGGGAGATATGGCTTTGACGAATCCTTGATTCATCAAAATTTAGTTGATTTCCGGTTTCTTCCATATCATTATGATCCCTATACAAGACAATTAAAAAGGTTGGAAAATTATGGCTCTACCAACACAATTTATATAAGAGACCTGGAATTTGTAACGCAACGTGTACAGTCTGCAAAAAAAGTAAACGTTTTTTCAGAAGAATTTTAA